The genomic window AGCCTCGCTCAGCGGTGTGCGGGAAATAGGCTTTACAGTGATATCGATCACTCTGTCGCTGATCGCGGTGTTCGCGCCGATGGTGTTCGGCCACAACGCGATGGTGATGCTGATGCGTGAATTCTCGGTCACCTTGATCGCGACCATCGTCATTTCCGCGCTGGTATCGCTGACGCTGACTCCGGCCCTTTGCGGCAGCCTCCTGCGGAGAGAGCAAGCCGATGCAAAGCCTGGCAAGCTCGAAATCGCGGTGGAACGCTTCGACCGAAGCTTGCTGCGCATCTACACCACCGGGCTGGAATGGGCGATGCGCCATCGCCGCATCATGCGCTGGCAGCCTCCCTTGCTATTGATCCTGACGGTGGTGCTGGCCATGGCCGTGGTCAAGACGGCCGGCGGCACGCTGATGCCGGAAGGCGATACTGGCAAGATCGAGGCGGATCTGGTGGCCGATGCCAACATCTCGCCAGACCTGTTAGCCAAACGCACACAAGTGCTGGAGGCCACCATGTTGGCCGATCCGGCGGTGCTCGACGTTACGTCCTTTCTTGGCGGCAACAATACCAACGGCGCGGTGGCCAACGAGGCCACGTATTTCATCGATCTCAAACCGCGCGGCAACGGCCCCGGCGAGCGACCGGACTCGGCGGATAAAGTCATTGCCCGTCTCAAAGCGCAGTACGAGAAACTGACAGACGTGCAGATCGCTCTTACCAGCATCGGCTTTTTCACCAGCAATACTGGCACCAAAGCCAAGGGCAAATACGCTTTCGACCTCACCAGCACCAACAGTCAGGCCCTGCAAGGTCCAACCTTGAAGCTTGCGCAGGTGATGCGCACGATGAAGCAATTCCACGATGTCAGCACCAGCTTCGACAGCATCGGCAAACAGCAACTGCTGAACATCGATCGCAATGCCGCCTCGCGGATGCAGGTGGGCATGGGCCAGATCGATCAGATGCTCGCGGATGCCTTTGGCCAGACACCGGTTTCGGTGATCTATTCGGATCTCAATCAATACCAGGTCATCCTGACTGCCGACAACGCCGATTCATTGAGCCCGCAAACGCTGTTGAACATGTATGTGCGCAACAGCCAGAACAAGATGGTGCCACTCTCTGCGATGGCGCACATCCGGCCGTTTATCGAGCCGATCGATATCCAGCATTACAACCAGCTGGAATCGGCCACCATCAATTACAACCTCGCCGACGGCGTCACCCAGGCTGATGGTCTGAAGCTGATCGATCAGGCGATGTTCGCTGCACAACTACCGCCTGGCGTGATGAAGAAATTCACCGGCGATAACCAGAAGCTGGTGGAAGCAGCGACCAACGCGGCGGTCATCCTGATATCCGTGATCCTCGCCATGTACATCGTGCTTGGCATTCTCTATGAGAGCCTGATTCATCCGCTGACGATTCTTTCCACCCTGCCTGCGGCGGGTATGGGCGCGTTCCTGGCGATGTTGATCACGCACACACAGGTATCGACCATGTCGGTGATCGCGGTACTGATGTTGATCGGTATCGTGAAGAAGAACGCGATCCTGATGGTGGACTTTGCCCTGGTCGCCGAACGCGAACACGGGCTCGCGCCGCCTGAAGCGATCCGCGAAGCCGCGCTGGTGCGTTTCCGTCCGATCACTATGACCACGCTTGTAGCGATGGGCGCAGCGCTACCGCTGGCATTCGGTTTCGGCATGGGTGCGGAGATGCGCCAGCCGTTGGGCATTGCCATCCTCGGCGGATTGTTCGTATCACAGCTGCTGACGTTGCTCAGCACGCCTGCCATTTATCTTTGGCAGCACGACCGACGTGAGCGCAAAGCAGCGCGCAGGGCTCGCAAGGCGCAGAAACGTCTGCGCAAGCTGAGCGCCGAACCTTCCGTTTCCTGATACGCGGACTTTGTGTGACACTTTCCGGCCAGCAGGCAAATCAGGGGTGATGTCATGCAAGATCTGACGCTTGAACATTTTGTTGCGTTCGTGGATCAGGATTTTGCGGCCACGACCGAAGCGGGCGACCGCACCTGTTTCACCCTGACCGAAGCGCAGGCGGCCGGAAGTACGCCACCTGGGATTACGCGCCCGCCTTTCGCGCTGCTGTTTCACAACCCGGCCGAGGTGTTATTCCCGCAAGGCACGTATCGGCTGAGCCATCCTACGGTGGGCGAGGTGGAGATTTTCCTGGTGCCCGTCGCACGCAAGCAGCCTGGCTTCGTTTATCAGGCGGTCTTCAATTGAGACGGGACGGCACTTCCCAGCGCATGCGCAGATAAGGACCTTCTGCTCCGATGTGTTGGAAGCCCTGCCTTGTGTAAAGGCGCTTCGCGCCGAGATTGCGTTCGTCGACGTGCAAATCGACGCCTTGCGCTTGACTGTCCAGCGCACGCTGCTTGGCCCATGCCAGCAGCGCGGCGCCGAGGCCGCCATTGCGCCAAGCCGGCAGCAAGGCAATATCGATGACCAGGAAGTAAGGCGACTGACTCAGTAGATAGAAGCGCCCTATATCCACGCCTTCGCGTACCACCACGTAGAAATCGGCGGCGGAGAAATAGGTGACGAAGTGTTGGTGCTGCAACTGGAACTGGCTGTCCAGAAACGCGCGCCTGGCCTGTTCAGGCCAATCAACTTGATCGAGTTCACCGGCACGCAATTGGCCATACAACTCGCGCATGAACGGGAGATCGTCCAGCGTTGCCAAGCGCAGCTCCATGCCGTGCGCCGCCAACGGCTGGACATACGCCAGCGCGTCGTGGCGCTGCACCGGAAAGGGCGCGACGGCCATGCCCATCAGAACTGCGGGAAGTCGCCTTGCAGCGCTATGCAGTAATTCAGGGCCAGGAAGGGCTGGCGATTCTCATGCGGCAAGTTACCGCCAGCCGGGCCGATCGTGCCGGCTGCGAAAGGTGCATTGGCCGGCGCGCCGGATACAAACGGAAGGGTTTGGCCTGGCGGCAAGATGCCGTAGTTGGCCGCTGGCAAGCCCACCCGCTTGGTCGAATCGGTTTGCACGAACAACGACATGGCGTGTGTGTGTGCCGGCATGGTGCTTTGAGTCAGCGCCACTGTCTGGCTGCCGAAGGTCCCGCCCAGGTTGCGCTGCGTCAGGCCTGGCCCTTGCCCTGTGCCGCAAGGCGCAGCTCCCATCAGATTAGGCAAAGCGAAAGTCTGTCGACCGTCGCCGCCGTACGTCGTTCCGATCAGCGAAAACAAAGCCGTATATTGACGGATCGGAAGCAACGCTCCGTTGCAGAGCGCCCAGCCGACCGGCGCGAAATTGAAACTGAGAATCTGGATTTCGCCCAAGTATGGCGTGGTCATGTCGATATCCCCTGATGTACCGTTGCGACCAATGAGATGCTCGCTGTTCGATCAGCTTTGCGGTGGGTAGATGCCTGCGTAAGCGATGCAAAATGTGAGCGGCAAGGTGGGCATGGTGTTGTCATGCGGCAAGCTTCCACCTGTAACGCCGACACTTTGCGGCGCAAGCACCAGGGCGGGCAGGCTTGGCGTGACAACTGTGGTGTACATCTCGTCGTTATTGAGCGAAGCCAGCTCGAGCGTATTGGAAGGAACGTTTTTCGACGCCGCCGCGGTGGTCGCCCAATAGCTGTGCGTATGCTGTGGCAAGTTGGGTGTGGTCAGGGTTACTGTCTCGAAGCCACCTGTTTGCCCCCTGACACGCACCGATAGTCCCTGTCCTTGGCCCTGATGCAGGGGTATCCGCCCGCGCAGA from Dyella caseinilytica includes these protein-coding regions:
- a CDS encoding phage tail protein; its protein translation is MTTPYLGEIQILSFNFAPVGWALCNGALLPIRQYTALFSLIGTTYGGDGRQTFALPNLMGAAPCGTGQGPGLTQRNLGGTFGSQTVALTQSTMPAHTHAMSLFVQTDSTKRVGLPAANYGILPPGQTLPFVSGAPANAPFAAGTIGPAGGNLPHENRQPFLALNYCIALQGDFPQF
- a CDS encoding phage tail protein; this translates as MATPYVGEIRLFTYANGRIPVGWLACDGSLQSINAYQTLFMLIGTTYGGDGQTGFCMPDLRGRIPLHQGQGQGLSVRVRGQTGGFETVTLTTPNLPQHTHSYWATTAAASKNVPSNTLELASLNNDEMYTTVVTPSLPALVLAPQSVGVTGGSLPHDNTMPTLPLTFCIAYAGIYPPQS
- a CDS encoding DUF6916 family protein translates to MQDLTLEHFVAFVDQDFAATTEAGDRTCFTLTEAQAAGSTPPGITRPPFALLFHNPAEVLFPQGTYRLSHPTVGEVEIFLVPVARKQPGFVYQAVFN
- a CDS encoding GNAT family N-acetyltransferase; this encodes MGMAVAPFPVQRHDALAYVQPLAAHGMELRLATLDDLPFMRELYGQLRAGELDQVDWPEQARRAFLDSQFQLQHQHFVTYFSAADFYVVVREGVDIGRFYLLSQSPYFLVIDIALLPAWRNGGLGAALLAWAKQRALDSQAQGVDLHVDERNLGAKRLYTRQGFQHIGAEGPYLRMRWEVPSRLN
- a CDS encoding efflux RND transporter permease subunit, whose product is MNIFEPIIRRPVATSLLAIGLMIAGFCAYLVLGLAAFPSMQFPAITVQATLPGADAQTVASTVVAPLERQFGRIPGIQEMTSDANPGGMQIQIRFELSRNADDAARDVEAAINAAIPDLPAVMALSPPQLFKADTTQIPVLLLAMTSTSMAPDKLYDLADTLMRPAIAQIPGVAQAQLIGGTPHAVRVSLNSGALTAMGLTANDVANVLRAASVTSPEGMLSDGVTQMTVTANDGLIHARDFASLVIANEKGVPVRLSDVATVTNGQQDAYQAAWFNNQHAVILQVMKRPEANAVQLAQTIRDTVPRLEALVPADVRITPIFDLTDSTKSTLHEVEVALLLSVVMVALVMLVFLRRLRPTLIAMLSVPLSLAGALVLMYALSFTLNMLSLIALVLCIGFVVDDAIVVIENIFRHMERGADPLEASLSGVREIGFTVISITLSLIAVFAPMVFGHNAMVMLMREFSVTLIATIVISALVSLTLTPALCGSLLRREQADAKPGKLEIAVERFDRSLLRIYTTGLEWAMRHRRIMRWQPPLLLILTVVLAMAVVKTAGGTLMPEGDTGKIEADLVADANISPDLLAKRTQVLEATMLADPAVLDVTSFLGGNNTNGAVANEATYFIDLKPRGNGPGERPDSADKVIARLKAQYEKLTDVQIALTSIGFFTSNTGTKAKGKYAFDLTSTNSQALQGPTLKLAQVMRTMKQFHDVSTSFDSIGKQQLLNIDRNAASRMQVGMGQIDQMLADAFGQTPVSVIYSDLNQYQVILTADNADSLSPQTLLNMYVRNSQNKMVPLSAMAHIRPFIEPIDIQHYNQLESATINYNLADGVTQADGLKLIDQAMFAAQLPPGVMKKFTGDNQKLVEAATNAAVILISVILAMYIVLGILYESLIHPLTILSTLPAAGMGAFLAMLITHTQVSTMSVIAVLMLIGIVKKNAILMVDFALVAEREHGLAPPEAIREAALVRFRPITMTTLVAMGAALPLAFGFGMGAEMRQPLGIAILGGLFVSQLLTLLSTPAIYLWQHDRRERKAARRARKAQKRLRKLSAEPSVS